The genomic segment ccaaaatccctgttgcagtgtgtgcaaacctggtcaagagctacaggaaacgttttacctcagtaattgcaaacaaaggcttctataccaaatattaacactgattttctcaggtgttcaaatacttatgagaAACAGTTGTGGTGGTGGCTCACTCCTAATTACCTATGGTATGGTGCTACCAACCCAATGGAGAGGACACTCTACCTCTCAAGAGTATAATAGGAAATGAAGATATATATTGGGCGAGCACTCTAACATAAAGCACACATTTAATCAAGATAAAATGTCAATCAGATGGGAATAAAAACAGAAACATAAACTAGATAAAAATGCATCAATAAATTAGCAATAACCACGATGGGGCAGCTGGTACGTGTTGCTGTGAATGTCCACAGTACAGATAAGGAGCTATTCCGCCATATCAAATCCttatgttcaaatacttatgttcagcagtgcaagacaaatacattctttaaatatcatacaatgtaatttcttgaattctttttttttaattctttctctcagagtgggaatgcacctacaatgtgaatttcagaccccatcATTTCTagatgggagaacttgcaaaatcgcagagtgttcaaatacttctgttcctcagtctatatatatatatatatatatatatatatatatatatatatacagccaggtccataaatattgggacattgacacaattcttacatttttggctctatacaccaccacaatggatttgaaatgaaacgaacaagatgtgctttaactgcagactgccagctttaatttgagggtatttacatccaggtgaatggtgtaggaattacaacagtttgcatatctgcctctcacttgttaagggactaaaagtaatgggacataataataatcataaatcaaactttcactttttaatacttggtttcaaatcctttgcagtcaattacagcctgaagtctggaacgcatagacatcaccagacgctgggtttcatccctggtgatgctctgcaaggcctctactgcaactgtcttcagttcctgcttgttcttggggcattttcccttcagtattgtcttcagcaagtgtaatgcatgctcaatcggattcaggtcaggtgattgacttggccattgcataacattccacttcttttccttaaaaaactctatgctttgggtcattgtccatctgcattgtgaagcgccgtccaatgagttctgaagcatttggctgaatatgagcagataatattgcccgaaacacttcagaattcatcctgctgcttttgtctacagtcacatcatcaataaatacaagagagccggttccattggcagccatacatgcccacgccatgacactaccaccatcatgcttcactgatgaggttgtatgcttaggatcatgagcagtacctttccttctccatactcttctcttcccatcactctggtacaagttaatcttggtctcatctgtccataggatgttgttccagaacttgaaggcttttttagatgtcgtttggcaaactctaatctggctttcctgttttttaggcttaccaatggtttaaatcttgtagtgaaccctctgtattcgccctggtgaagtcttctcttgattgttgactttgacacacatacacctacctcctggagagtgttcttgatctggccaactgttgtgaagggtgttttcttcaccagggaaagaattcttcggtcatccaccacagttgttttccatggtcttccgggtcttttggtgttgctgagctcaccaatgcgttccttctttttaagaatggtccaaacagttgttttggccacgcctaatgtttctgctatctctttgatgggtttgttttgttttttcagcctaatgatggcttgcttcactaatagtgacagctctttggatctcatcttgagagttgacagcaacagattccaaatgcaaatagcacacttgaaatggactctggaccttttatctgctcattgtaattgggataatgagggaataacacacacctggccatagaacagctgagaagcaaattgtcccattacttttggtcccttaacaagtgggaggcacatatgaaaactgttgtaattcctacaccgttcacctgatttggatgtaaataccctcaaattaatgctggcagtcagcagttaaagcacatcttgtttgtttaatttcaaatccattgtgatggtttatagagcccaaaaattttgaattgtgtcgatgtcccaatatttatggacctgtgtgtgtgtgtatacatatatatatatatatatatatatatatatatatacacacacacacacatcaaactaaccccttgaggacccaaggatttttcttttttactccctgcattcccagagccatcatttttttatttttacgttcacatagctgtatgatggcTTGTTTAGTACTTTAtagtggcaccatttaatattgcttaCGCTGTagcgggaagctggaaaaaattccaaatgggatggaaatggaataaaaaagctattccatcatagttttatgggttttgtttttacagcgttccctactagataaaactgacctcttctcttcattctccaggtcagtacgattacagcgatacaaactgaaaagaatggcgtggcattaaccaagcaggaaatgctcaaacccacatgcagttgtgcatatatataggggagcaaatcctgcacttgtggcccgttgctactgacgatccccagcaacaaTGCATACAGTGAAGGATGCCCGcagtgaaccacaagtaccacaatagacatcctacacaagatagcaattatgtggatgtggtaatcaatataacaaaataatagcaaagacaggtgcacctgtctttgctattattttgttgtacgattacagcgataccacatttatatattaTTCCTTTTGTTTTTATACTTAAAAAAACAACTTTGAAAGTAaccttttttctttgcattgctatATTCTGCCCTCCATAAATTtgttatacatatttttttggaaGGTAAAGTGAACAAAAAATTTCTAATTGACCATTTTCCttatttttccattacgccattcactGTACGATAAATAGTATAAATGTTGTCGGACAGGACGATACTAATGATCtttattgatattttatttatcattgcagtctatgggagaatcgCTACTTTCCTATAAAACCTTTCCACAGGCAGGGCCTGGCAGGAACTTTGCTGTGGCAGGCTTTGGAGCCTTTAGAGGGCCATAGCAAATAAACAGCTCCCTGAATCTGAGTCTGGGAGAGCCGTTCAGGCTCCAGGAGTGTAATGCCCCTAGAAAAATACCGCTCAGATGCCAAGGTTGCAGTTGGTGGACAGCAGTAGTGTCAAATGTGACAAAATATGATGCATACACAGCTTACTGTGTTCACATCTAACCCTATGCTGTGTTTTCCATCTTGTGTTGAccagttaaaaaaacaaaacattagaCAATTTCTTTTTCAGTGGGTCCTATGGTGACAGATGTCACTATAATGTTTCACTGACCTCGCCTACTTGTGTTAACCCCACCTTCTGCCAGTTTAGTCCCGCCTAtaatagggccacttttagcttttttttctAGGGCCTTTACATTCCCAATCTGCCctgagtacaggtagagagcactgCAGCTTACATAGCAAAGATAGATAGCTATACATATAGTACCGGGGAGAGCAGTCTTATCTATGTAGTACAGCAAGGGGGCAGCACAGTACATGTTGTACAGTTAGAAAGCAGTACAGTAAATAGCTCAGGTAGAGAGTGGCACAGACTATTCAAGTCATATGGATAACATTGAAACATTTGCTCATTTTCTAATAAGCAGTAGACATGTTTTATTTAAATGATACACCAGCAAAACCAAAAAGGTTCTTATTTTTATTAGATAATTTGCTGAATTTTAAGAATGTCTAAATTAGTGTCATGTCCAGGTTCACACAGTGTCattcataaataaaaaaggaaatatatagatataaaaattACTATATTCCCACTTTCACTATCTGAGGGTTAACTATATTCTGAATCTATTCAACAAAAAAATCAGCATGGGGTCTGGTTCATTGGTGATCTTGACAGACAAAATATTCATGGACAAGGCCATATAGTGTTTGTTCTTATTGTATTCTAGTTACTGAATAAAATACATTATATTACCTAAAGTACCACCCTTTAGTCACAAAAAGATAATGCTACAATAAGGATAGggtcacacagagttttttggaggaggatttgaggcagattttcctgcatGTTTTTCAACCAGAGCCAGAAGTGGGTCCTTCatttacagtggggcaaaaaagtatttagtcagccaccaattgtgcaagttctcccacttaaaaagatgagagatgcctttaattttcatcataggtatacctcaactatgagagacataatgagaaaaaaaaaaatccagaaaatcacattgtctgatttttaaagactttatttgcaaattatggtggaaaataagtatttggtcaataacaaaagttaatctcaatactttgttatataccctttggtGGCAGTGACAGAGGTCAAatgttttctgtaagtcttcacacggttttcacacactgttgctggtattttggcccattcctccattcagatctcctctagagcagtgatgttttggggctgtcgctgggcaacacagACTTTTAACTCCCTCCAAAAGTTTTCTTTGGGGTTGAGATCtatagactggctaggccactccaggaccttgaaatgcttcttacgaagccactccttcgttGCCCGGACTGTGTGTTTGGGattattgtcatgctgaaagacccagccacgtttcatcttcaatgcccttgctgatggaaggaggttttcactcaaaatctcacaatacatggccccattcattctttcctttacacggatcagtcgtACTGGTCCCTtcgcagaaaaacagccccaaagcatgatattttcacccccatgcttcacagtaggtatggtgttctttggatgcaactcagcattctttctcctctaaaaacgacgagttgagtttttaccaaaagatcctactttggtttcatctgaccatatgacattctcccaatcctcttatggatcatccaaatgctctctagcaaacttcagatgggcccggacatgtactggcttaagcagggggacacgtctggcaatgcaggatttgagtccctggcggcgtagtgtgttactgattGTAGCCTTTgctactttggtcccagctctctgcaggtcattcactggGTCCCcctgtgtggttctgggatttttgctcaccgtacttgtgatcattttgaccccacggggtgagatcttgcttggagccccagatcgagggagattatcagtggtcttgtatgtctgcttgcctattgcagattcagtcttcccagcctggtgcaggtctacaattttgtttctggtgtccttcgacagctctttggtcttggccatagtaaagtttggagtgtgactgtttgaggttgtggacaggtgtcttttatactgataacaagttcaaacaggttccattaatacaggtaacgagtggaggacaaaggagcctcttaaagaagaagttacaggtctgtgagagccagaaatcttgcttgtttgtaggtgaccaaatacttattttaccaaggagtttaccaattaattcattagaaatcctacaatgtgatttcctgtattctttccccccattctgtctctcatagttgaagtgtacctatgatgaaaattacaggcctctctcatctttttaagtgggagaacttgcataattggtggctgactaaatacttttttgccccactgtatatttGCAAATCCTTtctaatccacttctggctttggctgaaaaacctgtaAGAAAATCTACCTCAAAACCTCCCCCAAAAAACGtagtgggtcatttattaaacagaaatacagctatatTAGCTGCTTACGGGTCTAAAGAAGTGGGCGTGACATGGATGGGGAAggggaccattttctacgcctggtttaggaaTAGAAAATGAtcgaaatgtaagacagctaagaAGCGGTCTTACGTTTAGAAGCagcagtggatccgccaaagttatgtagaggctggcgcacagggccttattaagacgctggtcttaataaatgtgctcctaAGAAGCATTAACCATAATTTCGTGAATCATGTTTCCTCTTGTATTCCTTGTCCTGGGGATATTGCTTATTTCCCTTATATTCCTTTTCAACTTTTCTCCCCTTGTCTTGTTTGACATATTTATGTTGCTCCTCTTTTTGATTTTTGTATGGCTTTCCAAAATCCTGTTTCTTTGAGTGATCATGTTTCTTTTCATCATATTTTTTCTGGTAACTTTTTTCTTTGTATGACTTGTCTTTGGCATCTTCAAAAGACTTGATTAGTTCTTTTGGTTTCTTATGAAACGGAAATATATCCCTTCTCTGAGAATCATCCTCAGTTGCTATTTTTATCTTGCCGACTTTGGCTTCCATGTATTTGCTTTTGGGCTTTATCCCCCATTGTCCATTTAGTTTTTCACTGTCTTTTCTTTCCTCTGTTTTCTTAAAGTGTGGTGATTCTTCGTCAGTTTCAGTTGTTTCAGCTACTTCTTC from the Bufo bufo chromosome 2, aBufBuf1.1, whole genome shotgun sequence genome contains:
- the LOC120989509 gene encoding junctional sarcoplasmic reticulum protein 1-like, translated to MKKKSESKSVGPVREEESSPWNGITLNRCLAVAAIAALLSMGFQVLQDAVDDDDLADVEAEAWTQPDQSDELAEPWVFEAWFGSSKAELPEVEQPGSPDIEEPDLPIEEEEEPPPVVEEQELTIEEVAETTETDEESPHFKKTEERKDSEKLNGQWGIKPKSKYMEAKVGKIKIATEDDSQRRDIFPFHKKPKELIKSFEDAKDKSYKEKSYQKKYDEKKHDHSKKQDFGKPYKNQKEEQHKYVKQDKGRKVEKEYKGNKQYPQDKEYKRKHDSRNYG